GGTCCGTGCCGCGCCGGTGACGGGCACGTACAGGGACCCGAAGGGGAAGGGCAGGCCGGCCGCGAACTGCGGATAGCGGCGCATCGCCTCGGTGGCGTTGGGCAGCACCACCCGCACGCCCAGCCGGAAGGCGTCGGCCACGGGGAACGGGCTGTCGGCGTGCAGCCGCCACCAGGGCCGGAACAGCGGCCCCGGCAGTCCGGCGAGGACGGCCAGTCGCAGCAGTCCGGGCGTGCGGGAGCGGAGATAGACCCCGCCCGCGTGGCCCGAGGTCGCGCTGATCGCCTGTGCGGAGGCGTCGATGAGCAGCTCCGTCAGCCTCGCGGGCATCCGGTCTGCGTCCTCGGCGCCTGCACTCATCGGCCCCACCTCGTCCGTGCGCCGTCACGCGGGCGACACAGCCAGGATGCGCCACGGCGCGGGGGTGGCGCACGCGGTCGGGCCGCACGGGTGACCGCGACGGCGTTGACCGCGCGGTCCGGAGTCCGTAACCTCCACCGCGACATTCGGAAAGAGAAGCGAAAGTTTCGAACGGCTCCATTTACGAACGGCTCCGCACACCGATTCAGGAAACGGGATGACATGCGCATGACTCTGTTACGTCTGTCGAGAGCGGCCACCGCGGGCCTGGTCGCCGCCGCGGCGCTCACGGCCGCGGCCCACACCGCCGAAGCCGCCGACACGCTCGGGTCGGCGGCGGCCGGCCAGGGCCGGTACTTCGGCACCGCCGTCGCGGCGAACCACCTCGGCGAGGCCGACTACGCCGCCACGCTGAACCGCGAGTTCAACTCGGCGACGCCCGAGAACGAGATGAAGTGGGACGCCACCGAGCCCAGTCGCGGCACCTTCACCTTCACGGCCGCCGACCAGGTCGTGAACCACGCGCGGAGCCAGGGCATGGACGTGCGCGGCCACACCCTGGTCTGGCACTCCCAACTGCCCTCCTGGGTGGGCGGCCTCGGCGCGGCCGAGCTGCGCACCGCCATGAACGGCCACATCAACGGCGTGATGGGCCGCTACAAGGGCCGGATCCACAGCTGGGACGTCGTCAACGAGGCGTTCCAGGACGGCGGCAGCGGCGCCCGGCGCAGCTCGCCCTTCCAGGACAAGCTGGGCGACGGATTCATCGAGGAGGCGTTCCGCACCGCCCGTGCCGCCGACCCGGCCGCCAAGCTCTGCTACAACGACTACAACACCGACGGCGTCAACGCGAAGAGCACCGCCGTCTACACCATGGTCAAGGACTTCAAGTCCCGCGGAGTGCCCATCGACTGCGTGGGCTTCCAGGGCCACTTCAACAGCGCGTCCCCGGTCCCCTCCGACTTCCGGGCCAACCTCCAGCGCTTCGCCGACCTCGGCGTCGACGTGCAGATCACGGAACTCGACATCGAGGGCTCCGGCACGGCACAGGCCGACAGCTACGCCGACGTGGTCGAGGCCTGCCTCGCCGTGGACCGCTGCACCGGCATCACCGTCTGGGGCGTCACCGACAAGTACTCGTGGCGCAGCGGCGGCACCCCGCTGCTGTTCGACGGCGACTACGACGAGAAGCCCGCCTACGACGCCGTCCTGACCGCGCTCGGCGGTGACGGCGGCGGCGACCCGGGCAACGGCACGGCGTCCTGCACCGCCACGTACTCCCGGACCGCGGACTGGAACAGCGGCTACAACGGCCAGGTCACCATCACCGCGGGCAGCGAGCCGATCGGCTCCTGGACGACGACCGTCACCTTCACCTCCCCGCAGCAGGTCCAGGCCGCCTGGAACGCCACGACCGCCTGGGCGGGTGGCGGCAACGTCATGACGGCCCGGCCGAGTTGGAACGGCACCCTGGCGGCGGGGGCGTCGACCAGCTTCGGCTTCACCGTGGCGAAGAACGGCAGCGACGCCGTGCCCGTGGTCGGAGCCTGCACCGCCTCCTGATCCGTCCCGCGCGCCGGCCCCCGGACCCCGGCGAGGGCTCGGCGGACCGGTGCGCCTGGTCGTGCGTGCCCGTCGTCGACCGGGTGGGCGCTCCTTGCGGCGCACTCGGTCCGCGCCTGTCCGAAAGACGGCGCGTCCGGCGGAAGTTGGGGCAAAGGGATCGTGGAGACCGTCCCGGTGCGTATCGTGAAGGGCCGGGGCCCGCGCTTCCCCCTACTCGGCCCCGGACCGGACGGTGAGGCTCTGTATGACTCCGGCGCGCAGACCCGATGCCGCGGACGCCTCGGTCGTGTCCACGGTGGTGGAGTTCAGGGGCGGTTCGGCGATGATCCCGGCCTCCCGCGACGTC
This region of Streptomyces ambofaciens ATCC 23877 genomic DNA includes:
- a CDS encoding endo-1,4-beta-xylanase, whose translation is MRMTLLRLSRAATAGLVAAAALTAAAHTAEAADTLGSAAAGQGRYFGTAVAANHLGEADYAATLNREFNSATPENEMKWDATEPSRGTFTFTAADQVVNHARSQGMDVRGHTLVWHSQLPSWVGGLGAAELRTAMNGHINGVMGRYKGRIHSWDVVNEAFQDGGSGARRSSPFQDKLGDGFIEEAFRTARAADPAAKLCYNDYNTDGVNAKSTAVYTMVKDFKSRGVPIDCVGFQGHFNSASPVPSDFRANLQRFADLGVDVQITELDIEGSGTAQADSYADVVEACLAVDRCTGITVWGVTDKYSWRSGGTPLLFDGDYDEKPAYDAVLTALGGDGGGDPGNGTASCTATYSRTADWNSGYNGQVTITAGSEPIGSWTTTVTFTSPQQVQAAWNATTAWAGGGNVMTARPSWNGTLAAGASTSFGFTVAKNGSDAVPVVGACTAS